Proteins encoded in a region of the Spiribacter sp. 1M189 genome:
- the lptM gene encoding LPS translocon maturation chaperone LptM, which translates to MRILPCLLLVLLILLTGCGVKGDLYLPETDSSAASEETA; encoded by the coding sequence ATGCGCATCCTGCCCTGCCTGTTGCTCGTCCTGCTGATACTGCTGACCGGATGCGGCGTGAAAGGCGATCTTTATCTGCCCGAGACCGATTCCTCCGCTGCCTCGGAGGAGACGGCATGA
- the lysA gene encoding diaminopimelate decarboxylase — translation MSLSRDNGTLRVEDCEVPALAKAFGTPLYVYSRAAIEAAWRAYDEAFADREHLICYAVKANGSLAILQLLARLGSGFDIVSGGELARVMQAGGDPGKVVFSGVGKTEAEIAQALDVGILAFNVESEAELERIAAIAVRKGLEAPVSLRVNPDVDARTHPYISTGLKENKFGIDIHRAEAIYRQAAAMPGIRVTGLDFHIGSQLTELGPLADALSRSLSLIDRLGEAGISLAHLDIGGGLGIRYEDEEPPTPADLAERLAPLLAGRSQRLLMEPGRALVGEAGLLLTRVEYLKPGHRDFAIVDAAMTDLLRPALYDAWQRIETAAPVDAEPRLYDIVGPVCESADTLGKARSLALAPGALLAIHGAGAYGFVMASQYNARPRPAEVLVDGDQAHLIREREPLEALWQGERLLETR, via the coding sequence ATGAGCCTGTCCCGTGACAACGGCACCCTCCGCGTTGAGGATTGCGAAGTCCCGGCGCTTGCCAAAGCGTTCGGCACGCCCCTGTATGTCTACTCCCGAGCAGCCATCGAGGCCGCCTGGCGCGCCTACGACGAGGCCTTCGCCGACCGCGAGCACCTGATCTGCTATGCGGTAAAGGCCAACGGGAGTCTCGCCATACTCCAGTTACTGGCGCGCCTTGGCAGCGGTTTTGACATCGTCTCCGGTGGCGAACTGGCCCGAGTGATGCAGGCCGGCGGCGACCCCGGGAAAGTCGTGTTCTCCGGCGTCGGGAAGACCGAGGCGGAGATCGCTCAGGCGCTGGATGTCGGCATCCTTGCCTTTAACGTGGAATCGGAAGCGGAACTCGAGCGCATCGCCGCGATCGCCGTGCGAAAGGGGTTGGAGGCACCGGTATCACTGCGCGTCAATCCCGATGTCGATGCCCGTACACACCCCTATATCTCCACCGGGCTGAAGGAGAACAAGTTCGGTATCGACATCCACCGCGCCGAGGCCATCTACCGCCAGGCGGCGGCAATGCCCGGCATCCGGGTGACCGGGCTCGATTTCCACATCGGATCGCAACTGACCGAACTGGGTCCCCTGGCGGACGCACTGTCGCGAAGCCTTTCGCTGATCGATCGGCTCGGCGAGGCCGGGATCAGCCTGGCGCACCTGGATATCGGAGGAGGCCTGGGCATCCGCTACGAAGACGAAGAGCCACCGACGCCCGCCGACCTTGCCGAGCGCCTCGCTCCCCTGCTCGCCGGCCGCTCGCAGCGCCTGCTCATGGAGCCCGGCCGGGCGCTCGTCGGCGAGGCCGGCCTGCTGCTGACCCGGGTGGAGTACCTCAAGCCCGGTCACCGGGATTTCGCGATTGTCGACGCCGCGATGACCGACCTGCTCCGCCCGGCGCTTTATGACGCCTGGCAGCGCATCGAGACGGCTGCCCCGGTGGATGCCGAGCCACGCCTCTACGATATCGTCGGACCGGTCTGCGAGAGTGCCGATACGCTGGGCAAAGCCCGCTCCCTGGCCCTCGCCCCCGGCGCGCTGCTGGCCATCCATGGCGCCGGCGCCTACGGCTTTGTCATGGCCTCGCAATACAATGCGCGCCCGCGGCCGGCGGAGGTGCTGGTCGACGGGGACCAGGCCCATCTCATCCGCGAGCGTGAGCCGCTAGAGGCCCTGTGGCAGGGCGAGCGACTGCTGGAGACGCGATGA
- the dapF gene encoding diaminopimelate epimerase, whose product MSLAFTKMQGLGNDFVVLDGITCALDMTPERVRRMADRRYGIGCDQVLLAEPAHAPEADFRYRIWNADGAEVEHCGNGVRCMARFLRDQGLSASDRMTLETMNGLTHVELMTDDRVRVDMGPPVLTPSDIPFLATTQRPLYSLSVGHQQLEVAAVSMGNPHLVLRVDDADTAPVARLGPRLEGHPDFPNRVNAGFLQVLGRDHARLRVYERGVGETLACGTGACAAVVAGVLNDWFDARVTVDLPGGRLVIHWAGTGEPVWMTGPAVPVFEGIMAAGAE is encoded by the coding sequence ATGAGCCTGGCATTCACCAAGATGCAGGGCCTCGGTAACGACTTCGTCGTGCTCGATGGCATCACCTGCGCGCTGGACATGACCCCGGAGCGCGTCCGGCGTATGGCCGATCGGCGCTACGGCATCGGTTGCGACCAGGTGCTGCTTGCCGAACCCGCTCATGCCCCCGAAGCCGATTTTCGCTATCGGATCTGGAACGCCGATGGTGCCGAGGTCGAACACTGCGGCAACGGGGTACGCTGCATGGCCCGCTTCCTCAGGGATCAGGGTCTGTCCGCATCCGACCGGATGACGCTGGAGACAATGAATGGACTGACCCACGTCGAGCTGATGACGGACGACAGGGTGCGTGTGGATATGGGGCCACCCGTGCTGACACCCTCGGATATCCCGTTTCTGGCGACAACCCAACGGCCGCTTTACTCACTCAGCGTCGGGCATCAGCAGCTGGAGGTCGCGGCTGTATCCATGGGAAACCCCCATCTGGTGTTACGGGTAGACGACGCGGACACGGCCCCCGTTGCGCGACTTGGCCCGCGACTGGAGGGTCACCCCGACTTCCCCAACCGGGTCAATGCCGGCTTCCTGCAGGTACTCGGCCGCGACCACGCCAGGCTTCGCGTCTACGAACGCGGTGTTGGCGAAACCCTGGCCTGCGGCACGGGCGCCTGTGCCGCCGTGGTCGCCGGTGTTCTCAATGACTGGTTCGATGCCCGGGTCACGGTGGATCTGCCCGGCGGCAGGCTGGTGATACACTGGGCCGGGACAGGGGAACCGGTGTGGATGACCGGCCCGGCGGTACCCGTATTCGAGGGCATAATGGCGGCGGGGGCGGAATGA
- a CDS encoding DUF484 family protein yields the protein MSRQTTESADTASELDERQVLDFLREHPDLLRRHRDILVELDIPHESGGAVSLIEYQVSILREEARELSQRLDQLLYIARDNDRLAEQLHRFTLELLAAEDLESVLVALRDGLRQDFRADVVQVLLIGDGLPGGGVPVLATDDAEAVQLEEHFPGTTPVLGSLDAERLALIFGDQAETLASAAVIPMDETPLRGFIAIGSRDPDRYHDEQGTVFLGQLGSLVARVLRRSLNGEPG from the coding sequence ATGAGCAGGCAGACAACGGAATCGGCGGATACCGCCAGCGAACTCGACGAGCGGCAGGTCCTCGATTTCCTGCGCGAACACCCCGATCTGCTGCGTCGCCACCGGGACATCCTGGTGGAGCTGGACATCCCCCACGAGAGCGGTGGCGCGGTCTCCCTGATCGAATACCAGGTGTCCATCCTGCGCGAAGAGGCCCGGGAGCTCTCCCAGCGGCTCGATCAACTGCTCTACATTGCCCGTGACAATGACCGGCTCGCCGAGCAGCTGCATCGTTTCACCCTCGAGCTGCTGGCCGCGGAAGACCTCGAGAGCGTCCTGGTGGCATTGCGGGATGGCCTGCGACAGGACTTCCGCGCAGATGTCGTACAGGTCCTGCTGATCGGCGATGGCCTGCCCGGTGGCGGGGTTCCCGTGCTTGCCACCGACGACGCCGAAGCCGTGCAACTCGAAGAGCATTTCCCCGGTACCACACCGGTGCTGGGCAGCCTCGATGCCGAGCGTCTGGCGCTGATCTTCGGCGATCAGGCCGAGACATTGGCCTCGGCCGCCGTCATTCCGATGGACGAGACGCCCCTGCGGGGCTTTATCGCCATCGGCAGCCGCGACCCGGATCGCTACCACGACGAACAGGGAACGGTTTTCCTCGGCCAGCTCGGGTCCCTGGTGGCTCGGGTCCTGCGCCGTTCCCTGAACGGGGAGCCCGGTTGA
- the xerC gene encoding tyrosine recombinase XerC, producing MTPAGLQPALDTYLAHLRDERRLSALTCRHYRRDLEAFGDFLTDTDIPDWRAVSSAHVRAWISAGHRRGLSPRSLQRQLSAVRGFYRYLQREGLAQSDPSADIRAPRERRSLPRTLDVDAITHLLDAPDAPMPRNDPLVERDHAIFELIYGSGLRLAEVAALDISDAAGQPRELRVLGKGARTRIVPVGRKAREALARWLAVRDELAVSGESALFVSRRGGRLSHRAIQTRLAELARAQGMDQPVHPHMLRHAFATHLLESSGDLRAVQELLGHADIGTTQIYTHLDFQHLAEVYDRAHPRARRQRK from the coding sequence TTGACTCCGGCCGGACTGCAGCCCGCCCTCGATACCTATCTCGCCCACCTGCGGGATGAACGCCGACTCTCGGCTCTGACCTGCCGACATTACCGCCGCGATCTTGAGGCCTTTGGCGATTTTCTGACCGATACGGATATCCCCGATTGGCGGGCCGTAAGCAGCGCTCATGTCCGGGCGTGGATCAGCGCCGGTCACCGCCGTGGACTCTCCCCACGCTCGCTGCAGAGGCAGCTCTCGGCAGTGCGCGGCTTCTATCGCTACCTGCAACGGGAGGGGCTGGCGCAGAGCGACCCCAGCGCGGACATCCGGGCACCCCGCGAGCGTCGGAGTCTGCCCAGGACACTGGATGTCGATGCCATCACTCATCTGCTCGACGCGCCGGACGCACCAATGCCGCGGAACGATCCGCTCGTGGAGCGCGATCATGCCATTTTCGAGCTTATCTACGGCTCCGGCCTGCGCCTCGCCGAAGTCGCCGCCCTCGACATCAGCGACGCCGCGGGTCAGCCCCGCGAGCTAAGGGTCCTCGGCAAGGGCGCCCGAACGCGTATCGTTCCGGTGGGCCGCAAGGCCCGGGAGGCGCTGGCGCGCTGGCTGGCCGTGCGGGACGAGCTGGCCGTGTCCGGCGAATCGGCACTGTTCGTCAGCCGCCGGGGTGGTCGTCTCTCCCATCGCGCCATTCAGACGCGTCTCGCCGAACTCGCCCGTGCCCAAGGGATGGATCAGCCGGTTCACCCGCACATGCTCCGGCACGCTTTTGCAACCCACCTGCTGGAATCCAGTGGTGATCTGCGCGCGGTGCAGGAACTCCTGGGCCACGCGGATATCGGTACCACACAGATCTACACCCATCTCGATTTCCAGCATCTGGCCGAGGTCTACGACCGGGCTCACCCGCGGGCGCGACGCCAACGGAAATAG
- the hslV gene encoding ATP-dependent protease subunit HslV translates to MQQFDGTTILAVRRNGQTAVGGDGQVTLGDTVMKGNARKVRRLFHDRVLAGFAGGTADAFTLFERFEGQLERYRGQLTRAAVEMAKDWRSDRALRRLEALMMVADRESLLMISGNGDVVEPERDLMAIGSGSGFAQAAAQALMAETDLDAATIVERALGIAADICIYTNHNLTIETLGDGTA, encoded by the coding sequence TTGCAGCAGTTTGATGGCACCACCATTCTCGCCGTGCGCCGCAATGGCCAGACCGCCGTCGGTGGCGACGGCCAGGTGACGCTGGGTGACACCGTTATGAAGGGCAATGCACGCAAGGTGCGTCGACTCTTCCACGATCGAGTCCTCGCCGGATTCGCCGGCGGCACCGCCGATGCCTTCACGCTCTTCGAGCGCTTCGAGGGCCAGCTCGAGCGCTACCGGGGTCAGCTCACCCGTGCTGCGGTGGAAATGGCCAAGGACTGGCGCTCGGATCGCGCCCTGCGGCGCCTCGAGGCACTGATGATGGTGGCCGATCGGGAGAGTCTGCTGATGATCTCGGGTAATGGCGACGTCGTTGAGCCAGAACGCGATCTGATGGCGATCGGCTCCGGGTCCGGGTTCGCCCAGGCGGCAGCCCAGGCGCTGATGGCCGAGACGGATCTGGACGCGGCGACTATTGTCGAACGGGCGCTCGGCATTGCCGCTGACATCTGCATCTACACGAACCACAACCTGACCATTGAAACCCTCGGCGACGGGACAGCCTGA
- the hslU gene encoding ATP-dependent protease ATPase subunit HslU, whose product MSEMTPREIVQELDNHIVGQGDAKRAVANALRNRWRRLQVDAGLRPEITPKNILMIGPTGVGKTEIARRLARLANAPFIKIEATKFTEVGYVGRDVESVIRDLTDNAVKMVREQEMDRQANRAEDAAEDRILDALLPQARGGEADESLDSTRQKMRKKLREGELDDREIEIDVRGQQPGMDIMAPPGMEQLTSQLQGMFQNLGNQRSERQRMRIADAWRVLRDEEAARLVNEEEIKQKAIDAVEQSGIVFIDEIDKVARRSEQGSGGDISREGVQRDLLPLVEGSTVSTRHGMVNTDHILFIASGAFHVSKPSDLIPELQGRLPIRVELNSLAVEDFVCILTEPDASLVRQYQALLATEGVELVFTAEGVDRIARVAWEVNERTENIGARRLHTVMERLLEAISYGAPDQSGQAITIDADYVDAQLADLAGDEDLSRYIL is encoded by the coding sequence ATGAGCGAAATGACACCCCGCGAAATCGTCCAGGAGCTGGATAATCACATCGTCGGCCAGGGCGACGCCAAGCGCGCCGTCGCCAATGCGCTGCGCAACCGCTGGCGGCGACTGCAGGTGGATGCCGGACTGCGGCCCGAGATCACCCCCAAGAACATCCTGATGATCGGCCCCACCGGCGTTGGCAAGACCGAGATCGCGCGGCGCCTGGCACGGCTGGCCAACGCACCGTTCATCAAGATCGAGGCCACCAAGTTCACCGAGGTAGGCTATGTCGGCCGCGACGTGGAATCAGTCATTCGCGATCTCACCGACAACGCCGTGAAGATGGTCCGGGAGCAGGAAATGGACCGGCAGGCGAACCGGGCAGAAGATGCCGCGGAAGATCGCATTCTCGACGCGCTCCTGCCCCAGGCACGCGGCGGCGAGGCGGACGAAAGCCTGGACAGTACCCGCCAGAAGATGCGCAAGAAGCTGCGCGAGGGCGAGCTGGACGACCGCGAGATCGAAATCGATGTCCGCGGGCAGCAACCGGGCATGGACATCATGGCGCCGCCGGGAATGGAACAGCTCACCAGTCAGCTCCAGGGCATGTTCCAGAACCTCGGCAACCAGCGCAGCGAGCGCCAGCGCATGCGTATTGCCGATGCCTGGCGCGTGTTGCGCGATGAAGAGGCCGCCCGGCTGGTCAACGAGGAAGAAATCAAGCAGAAAGCGATCGACGCCGTGGAGCAGAGCGGAATCGTCTTCATCGATGAGATCGACAAGGTCGCGCGTCGTAGCGAACAGGGCAGCGGCGGCGATATCTCCCGCGAGGGCGTCCAGCGCGACCTGCTACCCCTGGTTGAAGGCAGCACGGTCTCGACGCGGCATGGCATGGTCAATACCGACCATATCCTGTTCATCGCCTCCGGGGCATTCCATGTCTCGAAGCCTTCCGACCTGATCCCTGAGCTGCAGGGGCGTCTGCCCATCCGCGTGGAGCTCAACTCCCTCGCGGTGGAGGATTTCGTGTGCATCCTCACCGAACCGGATGCTTCCCTCGTCCGGCAGTATCAGGCGCTCCTCGCCACCGAAGGGGTGGAACTCGTCTTTACGGCGGAGGGCGTTGATCGGATCGCCCGCGTGGCCTGGGAGGTCAACGAGCGCACCGAGAACATTGGGGCGCGAAGGCTGCACACCGTTATGGAACGACTGCTGGAGGCGATCTCCTACGGCGCACCCGACCAGAGCGGCCAGGCGATCACCATCGACGCCGACTACGTGGATGCGCAACTCGCAGACCTGGCCGGTGATGAAGATCTCAGCCGCTACATCCTCTGA
- a CDS encoding gamma-butyrobetaine hydroxylase-like domain-containing protein, with product MKRPARRETGHTPTDIRLHRRSRMLEVRFDNGRRFELGAEYLRVYSPSAEVRGHGPGQAILQVGKESVGIVGIEPVGQYALRIDFDDGHNTGLYSWDLLYDLGENQTTYWQDYLDALADAGHQRNGGEGA from the coding sequence ATGAAACGCCCCGCACGCCGCGAAACCGGCCACACGCCCACGGATATCCGACTCCACCGCCGCTCTCGGATGCTGGAGGTCCGCTTCGACAACGGCCGGCGGTTCGAGCTGGGCGCGGAATATCTCCGGGTCTACTCGCCGTCCGCCGAAGTACGCGGCCATGGCCCGGGGCAGGCCATCCTGCAGGTCGGCAAAGAGTCGGTGGGTATCGTCGGGATTGAGCCCGTCGGTCAGTATGCGCTGCGGATCGACTTTGATGACGGTCACAATACCGGCCTTTACTCATGGGATCTGCTCTACGATCTGGGCGAGAATCAGACGACCTACTGGCAGGACTATCTGGATGCCCTGGCCGATGCCGGCCACCAGCGCAACGGGGGTGAGGGCGCATGA
- a CDS encoding class I SAM-dependent methyltransferase: MTTVDRQNGEETDFGFQRVPVEEKARRVGEVFSSVAGRYDLMNDLMSAGLHRFWKSQALRLIDARPGQQVLDLAAGTGDLSQGMARQVGREGRVIVSDINQAMLETGRDRLIDEGYTGNLDYVIANAEQLPFLPRQFDRISIGFGLRNVTWIPRALRAMREALRPGGRLVILEFSSLYLTALQPLYDLYSFRMLPLMGKLVANDADSYRYLAESIRLHPDQETLKTMMEEAGFEDVDYINLSGGLVALHHGHVY; the protein is encoded by the coding sequence ATGACCACAGTGGATCGCCAGAACGGCGAAGAGACCGACTTTGGCTTCCAGCGCGTACCGGTGGAAGAGAAGGCGCGCCGCGTCGGTGAGGTATTCAGCTCGGTGGCAGGGCGTTACGACCTGATGAACGACCTGATGTCGGCGGGCCTGCACCGGTTCTGGAAAAGCCAGGCGCTGCGGCTGATCGATGCCCGGCCGGGGCAGCAGGTGCTGGATTTGGCGGCTGGCACGGGCGATCTCAGCCAGGGGATGGCCAGGCAGGTCGGCCGCGAGGGCCGGGTGATCGTCTCCGACATCAACCAGGCCATGCTCGAGACCGGGCGCGACCGGCTGATCGATGAGGGCTATACCGGCAACCTCGATTACGTCATCGCCAATGCCGAACAGCTGCCCTTCCTGCCCCGCCAGTTCGATCGCATCAGCATCGGCTTCGGGCTGCGCAACGTCACCTGGATTCCGCGGGCCCTGCGGGCCATGCGCGAGGCACTCCGGCCGGGCGGAAGGCTGGTGATCCTCGAGTTCTCCTCGCTTTACCTCACCGCCCTTCAGCCGCTCTATGACCTCTACTCCTTCCGAATGCTCCCCCTGATGGGGAAACTGGTGGCGAATGATGCGGATAGCTACCGTTATCTCGCCGAATCCATCCGTCTCCACCCCGACCAGGAGACGCTGAAGACGATGATGGAGGAAGCCGGCTTCGAGGACGTCGACTACATCAACCTGAGCGGGGGGCTGGTTGCCCTCCACCACGGCCATGTCTACTGA
- a CDS encoding ubiquinone biosynthesis accessory factor UbiJ, which translates to MPSTTAMSTDWLPLGLIEQGINRILQLDPESTHRLAPLDGRELGLRLTDPALSLRVAFEAEGMTLISDDTDMSDCDALLEASLTGLTGLILSRGRRSRDVAFRGDIGTIQEVRTLFSDLDVDLEAQMARLVGEASAARVTAGLRDGSEWGRRSLDTLLRNAGELATEERRWLPVALEVRHFLADVDVVREDVDRLEARIRRLERRGGRG; encoded by the coding sequence TTGCCCTCCACCACGGCCATGTCTACTGATTGGCTTCCCCTCGGGCTGATCGAGCAGGGCATCAACCGGATCCTGCAGCTGGACCCGGAGAGCACGCACCGGCTCGCACCGCTGGACGGCCGGGAGCTCGGCCTCAGGCTGACCGATCCGGCGCTGAGTCTGCGCGTGGCCTTCGAGGCTGAGGGCATGACCCTGATCAGCGACGACACCGATATGAGCGACTGCGATGCGCTGCTCGAGGCCTCACTGACCGGACTCACCGGTCTTATCCTGTCACGCGGGCGGCGCAGCCGTGATGTCGCTTTCCGAGGCGATATCGGCACCATCCAGGAGGTCCGCACCCTGTTCAGCGACCTTGATGTCGATCTCGAGGCGCAAATGGCCCGGCTGGTCGGTGAAGCCTCCGCTGCGCGGGTCACCGCCGGCCTGCGTGATGGGAGCGAATGGGGCCGGCGCAGCCTGGACACCCTGCTGCGCAATGCCGGCGAGCTTGCCACCGAGGAGCGACGCTGGCTGCCGGTGGCCCTGGAGGTGCGACATTTCCTGGCGGATGTCGATGTCGTTCGCGAGGATGTGGACCGCCTCGAGGCACGCATTCGGCGGCTGGAACGCCGCGGGGGGAGAGGATGA
- the ubiB gene encoding ubiquinone biosynthesis regulatory protein kinase UbiB has product MIPRPRLILRLAQINVVLLRHGLDEVLFATRWFRPFRFLRLFMPWAWFRRRQQPRGERIRLALEDLGPIFVKFGQIISTRRDLLPPDIAAELARLQDNVPPFPGNQARGIVEAEYQQPIDAWFAHFDTEPMASASIAQVHAARLHDGRDVVVKVVRPGIERAIARDLGVLYLFARLAQRYWSEGYRLRPVEVVREFDTTLHDELDLMREAANASQLKRNFQDSPLLYVPEVYWPGTRQRVMVMERIHGLQISDIEGLKNAGVDMKALAERGTEIFFTQVFRDSFFHADMHPGNIFVDVSDPADPRYVAVDFGIMGSLSPVDHRYLADNFLAFFNRDYRRVAELHVESGWVPPDTRVDEFEAAMRTVCEPIFERPLGEISLGALLMRLFQTGRRFNMEIQPQLVLLQKTLLAIEGLGRQLYPELDLWDTGKPYLERWMREQVGAQAVLKHLRRELPHLAETLPALPRRVDEALGEVTRTREQIDRQQDQLRALREEVRQNGRRGFATGVGAALVISAFIVAGLDGRSPMMLGDAPLVSWVVGSLGALIWIAAWPRN; this is encoded by the coding sequence ATGATCCCGCGGCCCCGGTTGATTCTGCGCCTGGCCCAGATCAATGTGGTGCTGCTGCGCCATGGGCTGGACGAGGTGCTTTTCGCGACTCGGTGGTTCCGGCCATTCAGATTCCTGCGCCTGTTCATGCCATGGGCCTGGTTCCGGCGGCGACAGCAGCCGCGTGGTGAACGCATCCGCCTCGCGCTCGAGGATCTGGGCCCGATCTTCGTCAAATTCGGGCAGATCATCTCCACCCGGCGCGATCTGCTGCCGCCGGACATCGCAGCCGAGCTGGCTCGGCTGCAGGACAATGTCCCTCCGTTTCCCGGGAACCAGGCCCGCGGCATCGTCGAGGCGGAGTATCAGCAACCCATCGATGCCTGGTTCGCCCATTTCGACACCGAACCCATGGCGTCGGCCTCGATCGCCCAGGTCCACGCAGCGCGTCTGCACGACGGGCGTGATGTCGTGGTCAAGGTGGTCCGGCCGGGCATCGAGCGGGCCATCGCCCGGGATCTCGGCGTCCTCTACCTCTTTGCCCGTCTGGCCCAACGCTACTGGAGCGAAGGCTACCGCCTGCGGCCGGTGGAGGTCGTGCGCGAGTTCGACACCACCCTGCACGACGAGCTGGATCTGATGCGCGAGGCGGCCAACGCCTCCCAACTCAAGCGCAATTTCCAGGACTCGCCCCTGCTGTACGTTCCCGAGGTTTACTGGCCGGGCACGCGTCAGCGCGTCATGGTCATGGAGCGCATCCATGGCCTGCAGATCAGCGACATCGAAGGCCTGAAGAACGCGGGCGTCGACATGAAGGCGCTCGCCGAACGGGGCACGGAGATCTTCTTCACGCAGGTCTTTCGCGACAGCTTCTTCCACGCCGACATGCACCCGGGCAACATCTTCGTCGATGTCAGTGACCCGGCCGATCCGCGCTATGTCGCCGTGGACTTCGGCATCATGGGTTCACTCAGCCCCGTCGATCACCGCTATCTCGCCGATAACTTCCTTGCATTCTTCAATCGTGACTACCGCCGCGTCGCCGAACTCCACGTGGAATCCGGCTGGGTGCCGCCGGATACCCGGGTGGATGAGTTCGAGGCGGCCATGCGCACGGTCTGCGAACCGATTTTCGAGCGACCCCTGGGCGAGATTTCTCTGGGCGCACTGCTGATGCGCCTTTTCCAGACCGGCCGCCGCTTCAACATGGAAATCCAGCCCCAGCTGGTGCTGCTGCAGAAAACCCTGCTCGCCATCGAGGGGCTCGGCCGGCAGCTTTACCCCGAACTCGATCTCTGGGATACCGGAAAGCCCTACCTCGAGCGCTGGATGCGCGAGCAGGTGGGCGCCCAGGCCGTGCTCAAACACCTCCGCCGCGAACTCCCGCACCTCGCAGAGACACTGCCAGCGTTGCCACGGCGAGTGGACGAGGCCCTGGGTGAAGTCACCCGGACCCGGGAGCAGATCGACCGCCAGCAGGATCAGCTCAGAGCGTTACGCGAAGAGGTCCGTCAGAACGGCCGCCGTGGCTTTGCCACCGGTGTGGGTGCCGCTCTGGTGATCTCGGCATTCATCGTCGCCGGGCTCGACGGGCGCAGCCCGATGATGCTCGGCGACGCACCGCTTGTCAGCTGGGTGGTGGGAAGCCTCGGCGCGCTCATCTGGATAGCCGCCTGGCCACGCAACTAG
- a CDS encoding S41 family peptidase translates to MRFPGMLQGLTAGTLLALLFANIQGVTAQSQTADELPLEELRVFTEVYERIQSEHVEPVDDEELIRNAIRGMLQGLDPHSAYLAASEYQQLREGTQGEFGGLGIEVGMEDGFLKVIAPIDGTPADAAGIEPGDLIIRIDGQSVKGLDLQEAVELMRGDPGTEIGLSILREGEDAPMEITLERDVIQVESVRARMLEPGFGYLRISQFQSRTGEDVLEAVDELHHESGSLDGLVLDLRNNPGGVLDAAVGVADAFISNGTIVSTDGRVERSRNEFTATPNDVLNGAPLVVLVNAGSASAAEIVAGALQDQRRAVIMGEPTFGKGSVQTILPLRNGNAVKLTTARYYTPDGRSIQAEGIIPDVEIANLSVSDRERSAEALRESNLPRHLQGDGEPSNAADQPAPPASSLATRDYALAEALNLLKGLNILGN, encoded by the coding sequence ATGCGTTTTCCCGGAATGCTCCAGGGGCTGACAGCCGGCACGCTGCTCGCGTTGCTGTTCGCGAATATACAGGGGGTGACGGCGCAGTCGCAGACGGCGGACGAACTGCCGCTCGAGGAGCTGCGCGTTTTCACCGAGGTCTATGAGCGGATTCAGAGCGAACATGTCGAACCCGTGGATGACGAGGAGCTCATCCGGAACGCCATCCGGGGCATGCTCCAGGGCCTGGATCCGCACTCCGCCTACCTGGCCGCCTCGGAGTATCAGCAGCTCAGGGAGGGCACCCAGGGAGAGTTTGGCGGACTGGGGATTGAGGTGGGCATGGAGGATGGCTTCCTCAAGGTCATCGCGCCCATTGATGGGACGCCGGCGGATGCAGCTGGCATCGAACCGGGCGATCTGATCATCCGTATCGACGGGCAGTCGGTGAAGGGCCTCGATCTGCAGGAGGCCGTTGAGCTCATGCGTGGGGATCCGGGTACGGAGATTGGGCTGAGCATTCTGCGGGAGGGTGAGGACGCGCCGATGGAGATTACACTGGAGCGCGATGTCATCCAGGTGGAAAGCGTCCGCGCGCGGATGCTGGAGCCCGGGTTCGGTTATCTGCGGATCAGTCAGTTCCAGTCGCGTACCGGAGAGGATGTGCTCGAGGCGGTGGATGAGCTGCATCATGAATCGGGATCGCTGGACGGCCTGGTGCTGGATCTGCGCAACAATCCCGGCGGGGTTCTGGATGCCGCGGTCGGCGTGGCCGATGCCTTCATCAGCAATGGCACCATCGTCTCCACCGATGGACGCGTGGAGCGCTCCCGCAACGAGTTCACGGCGACTCCCAATGACGTCCTGAATGGCGCACCGCTGGTTGTGCTGGTCAATGCCGGCTCAGCCTCGGCAGCGGAAATCGTTGCCGGCGCACTCCAGGATCAGCGACGGGCGGTGATCATGGGAGAGCCGACGTTCGGCAAGGGCTCGGTGCAGACGATCCTGCCACTGCGCAACGGCAATGCGGTCAAGCTGACGACGGCCCGCTACTACACGCCGGACGGGCGGTCCATACAGGCCGAGGGCATCATCCCCGATGTGGAAATCGCCAACCTGAGTGTCAGCGATCGCGAGCGCAGCGCCGAGGCATTACGCGAATCGAACCTCCCGCGGCATCTGCAAGGCGACGGTGAGCCCTCCAACGCCGCCGATCAGCCGGCCCCGCCGGCGTCGAGTCTTGCCACGCGGGACTACGCCCTTGCCGAGGCGTTGAACCTGCTCAAGGGTCTGAACATCCTGGGCAACTGA